Proteins encoded within one genomic window of Halococcus salifodinae DSM 8989:
- a CDS encoding Mrp/NBP35 family ATP-binding protein has product MNEDDVRSLLRGVEDPDLGDNIVSLGLVNDIEMREGVAHVSLALGAPYSPNETAIAAEVREVLSEEGIECELTANVDRPAEGDVLPDVKNVIAVASGKGGVGKSTVAVNLAAGLSQLGARVGLFDADVYGPNVPRMVDADERPQATAEEQIIPPEKYGMKLMSMDFLTGEDDPVIWRGPMVHKLITQLFEDVEWGSLDYMVIDLPPGTGDTQLTLLQTVPIAGAVIVTTPQEVAVDDAKKGLEMFGKHETPVLGIVENMSGFRCPDCGSEHALFGEGGGEAFADEVEMPFLGELPLDPRVREGGDDGAPIVLDDGETGDAFRQFTERTANNVGIVHRQRLSNGRQGEEPAPDPSS; this is encoded by the coding sequence ATGAACGAGGACGACGTGCGATCGCTGCTTCGCGGCGTCGAGGACCCCGATCTCGGTGACAATATCGTTTCGCTCGGCCTGGTCAACGACATCGAAATGCGGGAAGGAGTCGCCCACGTCTCGCTCGCGCTCGGCGCGCCCTACTCCCCGAACGAGACCGCGATCGCGGCCGAGGTGCGCGAGGTGCTGAGCGAGGAGGGGATCGAGTGTGAACTCACCGCGAACGTCGACCGGCCGGCCGAGGGAGATGTCCTTCCCGACGTCAAGAACGTCATCGCGGTCGCCTCGGGCAAGGGCGGAGTTGGGAAATCCACTGTCGCCGTGAATCTCGCCGCCGGCCTCTCGCAACTGGGCGCGCGCGTGGGACTGTTCGATGCCGACGTGTACGGCCCGAACGTCCCGCGGATGGTCGACGCCGACGAGCGGCCCCAGGCCACCGCCGAAGAGCAAATCATCCCGCCGGAGAAGTACGGCATGAAGCTGATGAGCATGGACTTTCTGACTGGTGAGGACGATCCCGTGATCTGGCGCGGTCCGATGGTCCACAAGCTCATCACCCAACTGTTCGAGGACGTCGAGTGGGGATCGCTCGATTACATGGTGATCGACCTTCCGCCGGGAACGGGCGACACCCAGCTCACCCTCCTCCAGACCGTGCCGATCGCGGGCGCAGTGATCGTGACCACACCCCAGGAGGTCGCCGTCGACGACGCCAAGAAGGGCCTGGAGATGTTCGGCAAACACGAGACGCCCGTGTTGGGGATCGTCGAGAACATGAGCGGCTTTCGGTGTCCCGACTGCGGCTCCGAGCACGCGCTCTTCGGGGAGGGTGGCGGCGAGGCGTTCGCCGACGAGGTCGAGATGCCGTTCCTCGGCGAACTCCCGCTCGATCCACGCGTCAGGGAAGGTGGCGACGATGGCGCACCGATCGTGCTCGACGACGGCGAGACTGGCGACGCGTTCCGACAGTTCACTGAACGGACCGCGAACAACGTCGGAATCGTCCACCGCCAGCGGCTGAGCAACGGCCGCCAGGGCGAGGAACCGGCACCGGATCCTTCGTCGTAG